GGTCTTTGGTTAGGTTTGGTTTATCGAGAAGCAATTTTTGGCTTATGGCAAAATGTAAAAAAAGGAAGCAGGTTTATGAATAAGGATGTCGAATAAAAGCTTAATGAGAGGTGAGTAGAAAATGATTGGTTATGAAGAAATAAAAGCAATTTTACCACATCGTTATCCCTTTTTATTAGTTGATCGAATTATTGAGTTAGAAGAGGGGCAACGCATTGTGGGTTTAAAAA
Above is a window of Clostridia bacterium DNA encoding:
- a CDS encoding 3-hydroxyacyl-[acyl-carrier-protein] dehydratase FabZ, encoding MIGYEEIKAILPHRYPFLLVDRIIELEEGQRIVGLK